In Burkholderia gladioli, a genomic segment contains:
- a CDS encoding gluconate:H+ symporter has protein sequence MGAVQGSMLLVCALIAIVLLIVMIARYKIYPFLVLIIVSLGLGLVVGMPMDKIVKSFETGNGNTLGHIAIVVGLGTMLGKMMAESGGAERIAVTMIGWFGEKNIHWAMMFVAIIIGLPVFFEVGFVLLIPIAFNVAKRTGKSLLLVGLPMVAGLSVVHGLIPPHPAALLAVQQYGADIGKTIAYGLIVGIPTAIIAGPLFALVIHKYVKLPENNPLAAQFIDSGDQAKRDRELPSFGITLFTILLPVVLMLIGSWADLLFAPKTLPNNLLRFAGTSDVALLIAVLVSFWTFGAKQGFNREQIQKFCGDCLAPIAGITLIVGAGGGFGGILRDSGISQQIVATATQAHLSPLLLGWFAAALIRLATGSATVAMTTACGIVAPIAAAAGGTVKPELLVLATGSGSLIFSHVNDGGFWLIKEYFGMTVGQTFKTWTALETLISLLGLAFTMVLATVL, from the coding sequence TGATCGCGCGCTACAAGATCTATCCGTTCCTGGTACTGATCATCGTCTCGCTCGGCCTCGGCCTGGTGGTCGGCATGCCGATGGACAAGATCGTCAAGTCGTTCGAGACCGGCAACGGCAACACGCTGGGCCACATCGCCATCGTGGTCGGCCTGGGCACCATGCTCGGCAAGATGATGGCCGAATCGGGCGGCGCCGAACGGATCGCCGTCACCATGATCGGCTGGTTCGGCGAGAAGAACATCCACTGGGCGATGATGTTCGTCGCGATCATCATCGGCTTGCCGGTGTTCTTCGAGGTTGGCTTCGTGCTGCTGATCCCGATCGCGTTCAACGTCGCCAAGCGCACCGGCAAATCGCTGCTGCTGGTCGGCTTGCCGATGGTGGCGGGCCTCTCGGTGGTGCACGGCCTGATTCCGCCGCACCCGGCCGCGCTGCTCGCGGTCCAGCAATACGGCGCCGACATCGGCAAGACCATCGCCTACGGCCTGATCGTCGGGATCCCGACCGCGATCATCGCCGGCCCGCTGTTCGCGCTGGTGATCCACAAGTACGTCAAGCTGCCGGAGAACAATCCGCTGGCCGCGCAGTTCATCGACTCGGGCGACCAGGCCAAGCGTGACCGCGAGCTGCCGAGCTTCGGCATCACGCTGTTCACGATCCTGCTGCCGGTGGTGCTGATGCTGATCGGCAGCTGGGCCGACCTGCTGTTCGCGCCCAAGACGCTGCCCAACAACCTGCTGCGCTTCGCCGGCACCTCGGACGTGGCGCTCCTGATCGCCGTGCTGGTCAGCTTCTGGACCTTCGGCGCGAAGCAGGGCTTCAACCGCGAGCAGATCCAGAAGTTCTGCGGCGACTGCCTGGCGCCGATCGCCGGCATCACGCTGATCGTCGGCGCGGGCGGCGGCTTCGGCGGTATCCTGCGCGACAGCGGCATCTCGCAGCAGATCGTCGCCACCGCCACCCAGGCGCACCTGTCGCCGCTGCTGCTGGGCTGGTTCGCCGCCGCGCTGATCCGTCTGGCGACGGGTTCGGCCACGGTCGCGATGACCACCGCCTGCGGCATCGTCGCGCCGATCGCGGCGGCCGCCGGCGGCACGGTCAAGCCCGAGCTGCTGGTGCTGGCCACGGGCTCCGGCTCGCTGATCTTTTCGCACGTGAACGACGGCGGATTCTGGCTGATCAAGGAATATTTCGGGATGACCGTGGGTCAGACGTTCAAGACCTGGACGGCGCTCGAAACGCTGATTTCGCTGCTCGGCCTCGCGTTCACGATGGTGCTCGCCACCGTTCTGTAA
- a CDS encoding gluconokinase, whose protein sequence is MILIAMGVSGAGKTRIGELLAERIGCTFTDGDAFHSAANKEKMHHGIPLTDDDRWPWLQSIRAAIEEKQRAGETAVFTCSSLKRSYRDVLRGKDADVRFVYLHGTVEVLSERLKTRTGHFFDPSLLKSQLDTLEVPGEDEAVQVSIDQTPEQMVDEVLAKLKLPAAKS, encoded by the coding sequence ATGATTTTGATCGCAATGGGCGTCTCGGGCGCCGGCAAGACGCGCATCGGCGAACTGCTGGCGGAGCGTATCGGGTGTACGTTCACCGACGGCGACGCGTTCCACAGCGCCGCCAACAAGGAGAAGATGCACCACGGGATCCCGCTTACCGACGACGACCGCTGGCCGTGGCTGCAGTCGATCCGCGCGGCGATCGAGGAGAAGCAGCGTGCCGGCGAGACCGCCGTGTTCACCTGCTCGTCGCTCAAGCGCTCGTATCGCGACGTGCTGCGTGGCAAGGATGCCGATGTGCGCTTCGTCTACCTGCACGGCACCGTCGAGGTGCTGAGCGAGCGCCTGAAGACGCGCACCGGCCACTTCTTCGATCCCTCGCTGCTGAAGAGCCAGCTCGACACGCTGGAAGTGCCGGGCGAGGACGAGGCGGTGCAGGTCAGCATCGACCAGACGCCCGAGCAGATGGTCGACGAGGTGCTGGCCAAGCTGAAGCTGCCGGCGGCGAAGTCCTGA
- the purB gene encoding adenylosuccinate lyase encodes MSDTRPDTLFALTALSPLDGRYASKTEALRDWLSEAAFMRHRVTVEVHWLIALSRAGFAEVPRFSDASEQFLLQLVERFTAHDAARIKEIERVTNHDVKAVEYWLKESVKGQAELERASEFIHFACTSEDINNTSHGMMLAGARDNVIVPALRTVHQRLVALAHAQAEQPMLSRTHGQPASPTTLGKEIANVAARLARAIERIAKVELLGKMNGAVGNFNAHLSAYPSFDWEAFSKDVVENRLKLSFNPYTIQIEPHDYMAELFDAVARANTILLDLDRDVWGYISLGYFKQKTKAGEIGSSTMPHKVNPIDFENSEGNLGLANATLRHLSEKLPVSRWQRDLTDSTVLRNIGVAFGYSLLAYDALTRGIDKLEVNPARLNEDLDNCWEVLAEPVQTVMRRYGIENPYEQLKELTRGKGITREALQQFVGGLAIPQDAKDLLLAMTPGSYIGKAVELAKRIA; translated from the coding sequence ATGTCCGACACCCGCCCCGACACCCTTTTCGCCCTCACCGCGCTCTCGCCGCTCGACGGCCGCTACGCCAGCAAGACGGAAGCCCTGCGCGACTGGCTCTCCGAGGCCGCGTTCATGCGCCACCGCGTGACCGTCGAGGTCCACTGGCTGATCGCGCTGTCGCGTGCCGGCTTCGCCGAGGTGCCGCGTTTCTCGGACGCCTCCGAACAGTTCCTGCTGCAGCTGGTCGAGCGCTTCACCGCGCACGACGCGGCGCGCATCAAGGAGATCGAGCGCGTCACCAACCATGACGTGAAGGCCGTCGAATACTGGCTCAAGGAATCGGTGAAAGGCCAGGCGGAACTCGAACGCGCCAGCGAATTCATCCACTTCGCCTGCACCTCGGAAGACATCAACAACACCTCGCACGGCATGATGCTGGCCGGCGCGCGCGACAACGTGATCGTCCCCGCGCTGCGCACCGTGCACCAGCGCCTGGTGGCGCTCGCGCACGCCCAGGCCGAGCAGCCGATGCTCTCGCGCACGCATGGCCAGCCGGCCAGCCCGACCACGCTCGGCAAGGAAATCGCCAACGTGGCGGCGCGCCTGGCGCGCGCCATCGAGCGCATCGCCAAGGTCGAGCTGCTCGGCAAGATGAACGGCGCGGTCGGCAACTTCAACGCGCACCTGTCGGCCTATCCCAGCTTCGACTGGGAAGCCTTCTCGAAGGACGTGGTGGAGAACCGCCTGAAGCTGAGCTTCAACCCCTACACGATCCAGATCGAGCCGCACGACTACATGGCCGAGCTGTTCGACGCGGTGGCCCGCGCCAACACCATCCTGCTCGACCTCGACCGCGACGTGTGGGGCTACATCTCGCTGGGCTACTTCAAGCAGAAGACCAAGGCCGGCGAGATCGGCTCCTCGACCATGCCGCACAAGGTCAACCCGATCGACTTCGAGAACTCGGAAGGCAACCTGGGCCTGGCCAACGCCACCCTGCGCCACCTCTCGGAGAAGCTGCCGGTGTCGCGCTGGCAGCGCGACCTAACCGATTCCACCGTGCTGCGCAACATCGGCGTCGCATTCGGCTACTCGCTGCTCGCCTACGACGCGCTCACGCGCGGCATCGACAAGCTCGAGGTCAACCCGGCGCGCCTGAACGAGGATCTCGACAACTGCTGGGAAGTGCTGGCCGAGCCGGTGCAGACCGTGATGCGCCGCTACGGCATCGAGAACCCCTACGAGCAACTGAAGGAACTGACGCGCGGCAAGGGCATCACGCGCGAGGCGCTGCAGCAGTTCGTCGGCGGCCTGGCGATCCCGCAGGACGCCAAGGACCTGCTGCTGGCGATGACGCCGGGCTCGTACATCGGCAAGGCGGTCGAGCTGGCCAAGCGGATCGCGTAA
- a CDS encoding MFS transporter, which translates to MIPLRASLSSGNWRSLLACFLYFDTGFTVWVLYGPLAPFIGKDIVMSAAQQGFLVAVPVLAAAILRVTLGNLYQSTDGRRIALMGVLLSAIPAVVLPFVPGTPSYTLLLVLGVFLGIGGASFAVALPMAGSSYPPKVQGLVLGLAAAGNIGAVLDGFLFPHIAQALGWKFSTAAALPLLAIAGFALFAWAEDRGEKSGSTRRAMAAFLVSLAGLVALVLAVHAGLFGAGKTGVLLLPVLGALLAIAVLPARYRAVLAERDTWVVMLVYSITFGGFVGMSSYVSLLLTNLYQMPKIDAGLFMSLLAFLGAIVRPFGGYLADRVTGVRALIVLLAIIAAADFAFAAWMPPLAGGIALLVCLYLAFGLGNGSTFQLVPHRWHGRTGLLSGIVGAAGGIGGFYLPVVMGIAKESTGSYQLGFATFGALATVACGLVVMLRSQWLGWASTAGAGAPAGVALHAAHATE; encoded by the coding sequence ATGATCCCCCTCCGTGCCTCGCTCTCGAGCGGCAACTGGCGCTCGCTGCTCGCCTGCTTCCTCTATTTCGACACGGGCTTCACCGTGTGGGTGCTGTACGGGCCGCTCGCGCCCTTCATCGGCAAGGACATCGTCATGTCGGCCGCGCAGCAGGGGTTCCTGGTCGCGGTGCCGGTGCTGGCCGCCGCGATCCTGCGCGTGACGCTGGGCAACCTCTACCAGTCGACCGACGGGCGCCGCATCGCCCTGATGGGCGTGCTGCTGTCGGCGATCCCCGCGGTGGTGCTGCCCTTCGTGCCGGGCACGCCCTCCTACACGCTGCTGCTGGTGCTGGGCGTGTTCCTCGGCATCGGCGGCGCGAGCTTCGCGGTGGCGCTGCCGATGGCCGGCAGTAGCTATCCGCCCAAGGTGCAGGGCCTGGTGCTGGGCCTGGCAGCGGCCGGCAACATCGGCGCGGTGCTGGACGGCTTCCTGTTCCCCCACATCGCGCAGGCGCTGGGCTGGAAATTCTCGACGGCGGCCGCCCTGCCGCTGCTGGCGATCGCCGGTTTCGCGCTGTTCGCCTGGGCCGAGGACCGTGGCGAGAAGTCGGGCAGCACGCGACGCGCGATGGCGGCCTTCCTGGTCTCGCTGGCGGGCCTGGTGGCGCTGGTGCTGGCGGTCCATGCCGGCCTGTTCGGCGCCGGCAAGACCGGCGTGCTGCTGTTGCCGGTGCTCGGCGCGCTGCTGGCCATCGCGGTGCTGCCGGCCCGCTATCGCGCGGTGCTGGCCGAGCGCGACACCTGGGTGGTGATGCTGGTCTACAGCATCACCTTCGGCGGCTTCGTGGGGATGTCCTCCTACGTAAGCCTGCTGCTGACCAACCTCTACCAGATGCCGAAGATCGACGCGGGCCTGTTCATGTCCCTGCTCGCCTTCCTCGGCGCGATCGTGCGGCCGTTCGGCGGCTACCTCGCCGACCGCGTGACCGGCGTGCGCGCGCTGATCGTACTGCTGGCGATCATCGCCGCGGCCGACTTCGCGTTCGCCGCCTGGATGCCGCCGCTGGCGGGCGGCATCGCGCTGCTAGTGTGCCTCTACCTCGCCTTCGGCCTGGGCAACGGCTCGACCTTCCAGCTGGTACCGCATCGCTGGCACGGCCGCACCGGGCTGCTGTCGGGAATCGTCGGCGCGGCCGGCGGCATCGGCGGCTTCTACCTGCCAGTGGTGATGGGCATCGCCAAGGAAAGCACCGGCAGCTACCAGCTCGGCTTCGCGACCTTCGGCGCGCTGGCCACCGTCGCCTGCGGCCTGGTGGTGATGCTGCGCTCGCAATGGCTCGGCTGGGCCAGCACCGCCGGCGCCGGCGCCCCGGCGGGCGTGGCGCTGCATGCCGCGCACGCCACCGAGTGA